One window of the Pseudomonas sp. S04 genome contains the following:
- a CDS encoding segregation and condensation protein A, with amino-acid sequence MVYGQAVMEMPQDLYIPPDALEVFLEAFEGPLDLLLYLIRKQNINILDIPVAEITRQYMGYVELMQSVRLELAAEYLVMAAMLAEIKSRMLLPRSAEIEAEEDDPRAELIRRLQEYERFKAAAEGIDGLSRVGRDVVVPKLDAPEARARKLLPEVRLSELLLSMAEVLRRGDMFESHQVSREALSTRERMSDVLERLKGGGFVPFVELFTAEEGRLGVVVTFMAILELVKESLVELVQNEPFAAIHVRARAE; translated from the coding sequence ATGGTCTATGGCCAGGCGGTCATGGAAATGCCGCAGGACCTGTACATTCCGCCGGATGCCCTTGAGGTTTTCCTCGAGGCCTTCGAAGGTCCGCTCGACCTGTTGCTGTACTTGATCCGCAAACAGAACATCAACATCCTCGACATTCCGGTGGCGGAAATCACCCGGCAGTACATGGGCTACGTCGAGTTGATGCAGTCGGTGCGCCTGGAGCTGGCTGCCGAATACCTGGTGATGGCGGCCATGCTGGCCGAGATCAAATCGCGCATGCTGCTCCCGCGGTCGGCAGAGATCGAAGCGGAAGAAGACGACCCGCGCGCCGAACTGATCCGCCGCCTGCAGGAATACGAACGCTTCAAGGCAGCCGCCGAAGGCATCGATGGCCTGAGTCGGGTCGGTCGCGATGTGGTGGTGCCCAAGCTGGACGCCCCCGAGGCGCGGGCGCGCAAGCTGTTGCCGGAGGTCCGGCTCAGTGAGCTGTTGCTGTCCATGGCCGAAGTACTGCGCCGTGGCGACATGTTTGAAAGCCATCAGGTCAGCCGCGAGGCCCTGTCTACCCGCGAGCGTATGAGCGATGTGCTGGAGCGGCTCAAGGGTGGCGGTTTTGTGCCCTTTGTCGAGCTGTTCACCGCTGAAGAAGGACGCCTGGGTGTGGTCGTGACCTTTATGGCGATCCTCGAACTGGTCAAGGAATCCCTGGTCGAGCTGGTGCAGAATGAGCCCTTTGCGGCTATCCATGTGCGGGCGCGAGCCGAATAA
- the scpB gene encoding SMC-Scp complex subunit ScpB: protein MNLSEPRELAPLLEAFLLASGKPQSMERLFELFEEGERPEPPVFKKALAILGKSCEGRAFELKEVASGYRLQIREKFSPWVGRLWEERPQRYSRAMLETMALIAYRQPITRGEIEDVRGVAVNSNIVKTLLEREWIRIVGYREVPGRPAMFATTKAFLDHFNLQNLDDLPPLAELRELEPEPMLEFDDAPVPPSLQALADASAEPEEPKDETSFHSLLLELDSMEEGIKTDFDDLLRDGEPGEGPVTDEVAPEAEPEPEPELEPDILGVAEAREKLLAAVAALEPPPPELSDEEAEARALAQAIEAERRQFED, encoded by the coding sequence ATGAATCTGAGTGAACCCCGCGAGCTGGCGCCACTGCTTGAAGCCTTTCTGTTGGCCTCGGGAAAACCGCAATCGATGGAGCGCCTGTTCGAGCTCTTCGAAGAAGGCGAGCGTCCGGAACCGCCGGTCTTCAAGAAGGCCCTGGCGATCCTGGGCAAGTCCTGCGAGGGCCGCGCCTTTGAGTTGAAGGAAGTCGCCTCGGGCTACCGCCTGCAAATTCGCGAAAAGTTCTCGCCCTGGGTCGGCCGCCTGTGGGAAGAGCGCCCGCAGCGCTACTCGCGGGCCATGCTGGAGACCATGGCGCTGATTGCCTATCGCCAGCCGATCACCCGTGGCGAGATCGAAGATGTGCGGGGGGTCGCGGTCAACAGCAACATCGTCAAGACCCTGCTGGAGCGCGAGTGGATCAGGATCGTCGGCTACCGCGAAGTTCCCGGGCGACCGGCGATGTTCGCCACCACCAAGGCCTTTCTCGACCATTTCAACCTGCAGAACCTCGACGATCTGCCGCCCCTGGCCGAGCTGCGTGAGCTGGAGCCCGAGCCGATGCTCGAGTTCGACGACGCCCCGGTTCCGCCCAGCCTGCAAGCGCTGGCCGACGCCAGTGCCGAGCCGGAAGAGCCGAAGGATGAAACCAGTTTCCATAGCCTGTTGCTGGAACTGGACTCGATGGAGGAGGGGATCAAGACCGACTTCGACGACCTGCTGCGCGATGGTGAGCCCGGCGAGGGGCCGGTGACGGACGAGGTCGCGCCTGAAGCCGAGCCAGAGCCAGAGCCAGAGCTAGAGCCCGACATCCTCGGTGTTGCCGAGGCCCGGGAAAAACTCCTGGCAGCGGTCGCCGCCCTGGAACCGCCGCCGCCCGAGCTGAGCGATGAAGAAGCCGAAGCCCGGGCGCTGGCCCAAGCCATCGAGGCCGAACGCCGTCAGTTCGAGGATTGA